The following proteins are co-located in the Heteronotia binoei isolate CCM8104 ecotype False Entrance Well chromosome 21, APGP_CSIRO_Hbin_v1, whole genome shotgun sequence genome:
- the GNG2 gene encoding guanine nucleotide-binding protein G(I)/G(S)/G(O) subunit gamma-2: MASNNTTSIAQARKLVEQLKMEANIDRIKVSKAAADLMAYCEAHAKEDPLLTPVPASENPFREKKFFCAIL; this comes from the exons ATGGCCAGCAACAACACCACCAGCATCGCGCAAGCCAGGAAACTGGTGGAACAGCTCAAAATGGAAGCAAATATCGACAGAATAAAG GTGTCTAAAGCAGCGGCCGACTTGATGGCCTACTGTGAAGCTCACGCCAAGGAGGACCCCTTGTTGACCCCGGTGCCTGCCTCAGAAAACCCCTTCCGGGAGAAGAAGTTCTTCTGCGCCATTCTGTAA